The Nicotiana tomentosiformis chromosome 9, ASM39032v3, whole genome shotgun sequence genome contains the following window.
GTATAATTTTGGTAGTGAGGAAGTTATGGAGAAAAATATTGGCAATGAGAAAGTTGTAAAGAAAATTGTTGGCACTAAGATAAGTCTAGAGCAAACTGTTGATGTTATGGAGGGTGTGGTGAAGGATTCTATAGAAGCTGGTAAAAGTAGTGAAGGAGTTGGTGATGATGAAGCCTCGATTGAGGATGCCGAGCCTGAAATCACTGCAATCACCCAGAAGTTTTGTGACAAAAATGATGTAGATAGTGATAGTGTAGTTAATATTGTAGAAGTTAAGAAAAATACTGCTAATATGGGGGGTTTGGTTGAGGATTCTGTACAAGTTGTTGGTAAAAATAGTTGTGAGGAAGTTGGCGAGGACAATGATTGGACTAGTTATGCTGAGGCTCAAATAAATGCAATCTTCCTAAAGTATTTCGATCAAAATATTGTACATGGTGATTGTTTTAGAGTGGAGAAAAATGTTGCTACTATGCAGGAAGATCGTATAGTTGTTGTTGATCATGACACACCTGAAATGATCCCTAGAGAAAGGAAACCAGCAGGGGTCATGAAGTCACCATTTAGGAACACATTTGATTCTGGTGGCACCATCCAAATTGCTCAAAATAAGCCAACTAAGTCAAAGAAGCCCATCTTGACAAATAAGCCAAATAAGTCTATCTTCACTAtaaaatatcattttcaagaaAATGTTGACAATCCTGTTGATTTTAGAATATTGTGTAAGTGGAACACTTTCATCAATAGAGGCTTAAGGACTAATGCACCGTAAGATTTATGTTTCAGttttttctttttcgttttttttcctTGTTTATTTTTCGTGTTTCGTGTTATGAACCATATCTTTTTATCGTGATTCATCAGCGACGGTATACAGAGATTAGCAATAAGCTAAATAAAATCTTTAAATTTGGATTTGATGATTTTGTAGAAAAAAAATGATTCTTCACATTTGCATATCCCGGCCTACCCCTGTGTGATTTAGTAAGTCAACACTATAATGGTTCTTTATATTTTCAGCATATTGATGTTAATTTGTTAGCATAAATGCCATTTCCTTTCTTTTATCCATGTTGTAATTACATCTAGATTCTATTTGTAATAAAATAAGAAATGGGACTCGGTAACCCTTGGATAGTAGGCAGAAGAAAGGACTAGAACAATAATGGCAATAGAAAATATAGTATCAACTTGGAAGAGTATCCTTTATGTATATTTACAGTATCTTATGTAAAATATATAATCGGtttatacataaaatatatattttagtttTCCCATAATGTAATTTTCTAACTATGTatgtttatttttcatatttcagtatatttatgttattttttactatttgagAAAGAAAGGGAAGTACGGTGTTGATATTCTAGTAAGATTCACAACTACCGACTGTTGGTTTAACTGCTTGATTTCGAATTTGTACAAGGAGTTTTTGGAGAAAAACAAAGACATGAATTTGATTACTGAAACAGATCCAATTGCTGAGTATATACTTGGGTATTTTTTAAGATATAATGTTCCTTGGTGTACTGTTGATGAAGTCATTTTCCCTATAAATCTGTCTGATAAGTGGCACTGGATATTGGCGAGACTGTCATTCAAAGATCTGCGCATTTATGTATACGATTCCATGAGTGGCGCGCGGCAGAATAGTGCAGTTCGGAGATCAATTAAGCTATACTCAGTGTTGCTCCCATATTTTCTTCATCGTATTGGTTTTTGGGATACAAAGGAGAATCATATGGGAACTCGCGACATTGATCCTTTTGAGATTCATGTCGTTGATAGGTTGCCAACGCAAGATAACACGTaaattattattgaatatttctGATTCTTATTCATTTTTGTACATGAATTCCTATTTGGATATTATACTAACTTATTCAACGTTTATGTGCGACCTTGTATGTAGTGACTGTGGTGTTTATG
Protein-coding sequences here:
- the LOC104100815 gene encoding uncharacterized protein; translated protein: MEKNIGNEKVVKKIVGTKISLEQTVDVMEGVVKDSIEAGKSSEGVGDDEASIEDAEPEITAITQKFCDKNDVDSDSVVNIVEVKKNTANMGGLVEDSVQVVGKNSCEEVGEDNDWTSYAEAQINAIFLKYFDQNIVHGDCFRVEKNVATMQEDRIVVVDHDTPEMIPRERKPAGVMKSPFRNTFDSGGTIQIAQNKPTKSKKPILTNKPNKSIFTIKYHFQENVDNPVDFRILCKWNTFINRGLRTNAP